In Arthrobacter sp. CDRTa11, one DNA window encodes the following:
- a CDS encoding FAD-dependent oxidoreductase has protein sequence MDGKLAVIGLGSIGSMALWQASQLTDNVTGFEAHTPAHGRSAVGGDTRLFRMIYRGNRSLYPILERSRQLWAELEAETGQNILTHTGGLSIGTKNGPYLSALLETTQQTGAEHEILSREQMAQRYPQHNLRPDDIAVYDPHAGALRTDRAVTAAITAAQTNGATIHSNTPIDSITETADGVLITSGEKSWTFENVIVASGGWSRKLMPDYLKAATQTKRLFLTWFVAKDGAEFTPEKFPTFSRVHEGRSMYGAPAVDGVTVKATLDGRGGPTPDPGALPRELTPAEIAETTETVTDFLPGLIPNIVRSDAFPDLFTTDRNPLVGRFSDGSRVYCATGFSGGGFKNATGYGQIAAYEALGKRTFDGLDFVRPQRFQT, from the coding sequence ATGGACGGAAAACTCGCAGTCATCGGCCTGGGCAGCATCGGCTCCATGGCCCTCTGGCAAGCCAGCCAACTCACCGACAACGTCACCGGCTTCGAAGCCCACACCCCCGCCCACGGCCGCAGCGCCGTGGGCGGGGACACCCGGCTCTTCCGCATGATCTACCGCGGCAACCGTAGCCTCTACCCCATCCTGGAACGCTCCCGCCAGCTCTGGGCCGAACTCGAAGCCGAAACCGGCCAAAACATCCTCACCCACACCGGCGGACTCTCCATCGGCACCAAAAACGGCCCCTACCTGTCAGCCCTCCTGGAAACCACCCAACAAACCGGGGCCGAGCACGAAATCCTCAGCCGCGAACAAATGGCCCAACGCTACCCCCAGCACAACCTCCGCCCGGACGACATCGCCGTCTACGACCCCCACGCCGGTGCCCTGCGCACCGACCGCGCCGTCACGGCCGCCATCACCGCAGCCCAAACCAACGGTGCAACCATCCACAGCAACACCCCGATCGACAGCATCACCGAAACCGCCGACGGCGTCCTCATCACCTCCGGCGAGAAGTCCTGGACCTTCGAGAACGTGATCGTCGCCTCCGGCGGCTGGTCCCGGAAGCTTATGCCCGACTACCTGAAGGCAGCAACGCAAACCAAACGGCTCTTCCTGACCTGGTTCGTCGCCAAAGACGGGGCCGAATTTACCCCGGAGAAGTTCCCCACCTTCAGCCGTGTGCACGAGGGCCGCTCCATGTATGGGGCGCCCGCGGTGGATGGGGTCACCGTCAAGGCGACCCTGGACGGCCGCGGCGGACCAACACCGGACCCGGGCGCCCTGCCCAGAGAACTGACGCCCGCGGAAATAGCCGAAACCACCGAAACCGTCACCGACTTCCTCCCCGGCCTCATCCCCAACATCGTGCGGTCGGACGCGTTTCCTGACCTCTTTACCACCGACCGCAACCCCCTGGTGGGCCGGTTCAGCGATGGCAGCAGGGTCTACTGCGCCACCGGCTTCTCCGGCGGCGGCTTCAAAAATGCCACCGGCTACGGCCAGATCGCCGCATACGAAGCCCTCGGCAAACGCACCTTTGACGGCCTGGACTTCGTCCGGCCCCAACGGTTTCAGACCTAG
- a CDS encoding GntR family transcriptional regulator — protein MAASEGLLALEGRPTAQLIADQLREQIVQGAFRPGEQINESVLASQLDTSRGSVREALQRLCQEGILVRRHNKGVFLLELTSHDIREIYAARQAVESTAAAVLLDAGQDQVKDTCRELQAIVTDMAKQVAVSDWQAIARLDMEFHTSFVAGAGNTRLIRIYETLAAESRMCILNLAVAYPRMDVLVQEHQMLLDLLESGNKEGLDKAIKRHLETAVEDLTTPRQDKP, from the coding sequence ATGGCAGCATCGGAAGGACTCCTTGCACTGGAGGGAAGGCCCACCGCGCAGCTGATCGCCGATCAGCTGCGTGAACAAATCGTTCAGGGTGCGTTCCGTCCCGGAGAGCAGATAAATGAATCTGTCCTGGCAAGCCAGCTTGACACTTCCCGGGGCTCTGTCCGTGAAGCGTTGCAGCGGCTGTGCCAGGAGGGAATCCTGGTCAGACGCCATAACAAGGGTGTCTTCCTCCTTGAGCTGACTTCCCATGACATCAGGGAGATCTACGCAGCCCGCCAAGCTGTGGAATCAACTGCCGCTGCCGTGCTGCTCGATGCCGGCCAGGACCAGGTCAAGGACACCTGCCGGGAACTACAGGCCATTGTCACTGACATGGCCAAGCAGGTCGCGGTCTCGGACTGGCAGGCGATTGCCCGGCTCGATATGGAATTCCACACCTCCTTTGTGGCCGGGGCAGGCAACACACGCCTGATCCGGATCTACGAAACACTGGCAGCGGAATCCAGGATGTGCATCCTCAACCTGGCCGTCGCCTATCCACGCATGGACGTCCTGGTCCAGGAACACCAGATGCTGCTCGATCTGCTCGAAAGCGGGAACAAGGAAGGACTCGACAAAGCCATCAAACGCCACCTGGAAACGGCCGTCGAGGACCTCACGACACCTCGGCAAGACAAGCCATGA
- a CDS encoding GntR family transcriptional regulator: MDGKFAWQEQRTTTPDGVYRVLRTAILDGTVAPGEQLRETHIAADLGISRSPLREALTKLEEEGLVVKIPFKGSFVVEVSARDVAEIASIRMLVEPYAAELSAPTLRGPERLRLKQTIEELYRATDTNDIPASVDAHLRFHRLFYELSGNSALQSLWNGWENKLRLYFAADHPTYSNLHEIAVEHERLAELALNGDIESFRQEMASQFHNALSGESQNQS; this comes from the coding sequence ATGGACGGCAAATTCGCATGGCAGGAACAGCGGACGACGACACCGGACGGCGTCTACCGCGTGCTGCGTACAGCCATCCTGGACGGCACGGTGGCTCCAGGGGAACAGCTGCGCGAGACGCACATTGCTGCCGATCTGGGGATCAGCCGGTCCCCGCTGCGGGAGGCGCTGACCAAGCTTGAAGAGGAGGGGCTGGTGGTGAAGATCCCCTTCAAGGGATCGTTCGTTGTGGAGGTAAGTGCCCGCGACGTCGCCGAGATCGCCTCGATCCGCATGCTTGTGGAGCCTTACGCTGCTGAGCTCTCGGCACCAACGTTGCGTGGTCCTGAGCGGCTTCGGCTGAAGCAGACCATCGAGGAACTGTACCGGGCCACGGACACCAACGATATCCCGGCAAGCGTTGATGCCCACCTTCGCTTCCACAGGCTCTTCTACGAACTTTCGGGGAACTCCGCACTGCAAAGCCTGTGGAACGGTTGGGAGAACAAGCTGCGGCTCTACTTCGCGGCGGACCATCCGACGTACAGCAACCTCCATGAAATCGCCGTCGAGCACGAGAGACTGGCCGAACTTGCCCTCAACGGTGACATCGAATCGTTCCGTCAGGAGATGGCCAGCCAGTTCCACAACGCGCTCAGCGGCGAAAGCCAAAACCAATCATAG
- a CDS encoding NAD-dependent epimerase/dehydratase family protein has product MKIAVTGGSGKLGRHVIRRLTGDGHTVLNLDRAGERSPELAIVDLRNYGQVLDVLLGLDDRHSGFDAVVHLGAVPAPGIIPDAATFENNMLSTYNVFQAARRAGIKKVVYASSETVLGLPFDVDPPYIPVDEEYPARPESTYSLVKHLEEQMAAELTRWDPELSIVGLRFSNVMDVEDYEAFPSFDSDPRLRKWNLWGYIDGRDGAQAVARALDNGRPGFEAFIIANADTVMSRSSASLAAEVFPDVKVTKDLGEHETLLSIGKARRLLGFEPEHSWRTYHSNRTTPTED; this is encoded by the coding sequence ATGAAGATTGCCGTAACCGGTGGCAGCGGAAAGCTGGGACGCCACGTCATCCGCAGGCTGACCGGGGACGGCCACACGGTGCTGAACCTGGACCGGGCAGGGGAGCGCAGCCCGGAGCTTGCCATCGTGGACCTGCGCAACTACGGCCAGGTACTTGATGTGCTCCTGGGCCTTGATGACAGGCACAGCGGTTTCGACGCCGTGGTGCACCTGGGCGCAGTTCCGGCGCCAGGGATCATTCCGGACGCTGCCACCTTCGAGAACAACATGCTGTCCACTTACAACGTGTTCCAGGCGGCCCGCCGGGCGGGCATCAAAAAAGTGGTGTACGCCTCCAGCGAGACGGTGCTGGGGCTGCCCTTCGACGTCGACCCTCCCTACATCCCGGTGGATGAGGAGTACCCGGCCCGGCCGGAGAGCACGTATTCGCTGGTCAAGCACCTGGAAGAGCAGATGGCCGCGGAGCTCACGCGCTGGGATCCCGAGCTGAGCATCGTGGGGCTGCGGTTCTCCAACGTGATGGACGTGGAGGACTACGAAGCGTTCCCGTCGTTCGATTCCGATCCCAGGCTGCGCAAATGGAACCTGTGGGGCTACATCGACGGCCGCGACGGCGCACAGGCAGTAGCGCGGGCCCTGGATAATGGCCGGCCCGGTTTCGAGGCCTTCATCATCGCCAACGCGGACACCGTTATGAGCCGTTCCAGCGCCAGCCTCGCCGCGGAGGTCTTCCCCGACGTCAAGGTGACCAAGGACCTGGGCGAGCACGAAACCTTGCTGTCCATTGGGAAGGCCCGGCGGTTGCTCGGATTTGAACCCGAACACTCCTGGCGCACCTACCACTCCAACCGGACGACACCCACCGAAGACTGA
- a CDS encoding adenylate kinase — MTRLLIIGPPGSGKGTQAEHIARHFNIPAVSTGEIFRTNVSQETPLGREAARYLDGGDFVPDHLTNALVKERLRDSDVRPGFLLDGYPRTAPQVSELDNMLASLGQRLDAVIELLAPDAELEQRMLQRAKDQGRKDDTVEVFRRRLDLYHRETHEVVSVYAGRGLVVCIDGSGEPSEITKRAIAAVEKFLTT, encoded by the coding sequence ATGACCAGACTGCTCATTATCGGTCCGCCCGGCTCCGGCAAAGGCACGCAGGCCGAGCACATAGCACGGCATTTCAACATCCCGGCCGTATCAACGGGGGAGATCTTTCGGACCAATGTCAGCCAGGAGACCCCCCTCGGCAGGGAGGCGGCCAGGTACCTGGACGGCGGGGACTTCGTGCCGGACCACCTCACCAACGCCCTGGTCAAAGAGCGGCTCCGCGACTCGGACGTGCGCCCCGGCTTCCTGCTTGACGGCTATCCGCGCACCGCGCCGCAGGTCTCGGAGCTGGACAATATGCTGGCATCCCTGGGGCAGCGCCTTGACGCTGTCATCGAACTCCTGGCGCCTGATGCCGAGCTGGAACAGCGGATGCTCCAGCGGGCCAAGGACCAGGGACGCAAGGACGATACCGTGGAGGTATTCCGGCGGCGGCTGGACCTCTACCACCGTGAAACGCATGAGGTAGTCTCTGTTTACGCGGGCCGGGGGCTAGTGGTGTGCATTGACGGCAGCGGCGAACCCAGCGAGATCACCAAACGTGCGATTGCCGCCGTCGAAAAGTTCCTCACAACGTAG
- a CDS encoding GAF and ANTAR domain-containing protein: protein MASESTAKTDTSITEHLHELVLNSSDVEDFLNELARVSARNLSEPDDEVLCSITLLRRRKAATVASSGPEAQAIGQVEYQFSDSPSMAASVEQVTVHLPDVEDDGRWPEYSAAVLAQGVRSVLALPFQLEGETKAALLLYSQRSFRFSGRILEFAEDFVSQTSLALRLAVRFAHYSESAANLRATLESRTVIDMAVGIIMAQNRCSQDEAFGILKTASSTRNSKLHDVAAAVVNALGQGPARTHYDG from the coding sequence GTGGCCAGCGAGTCAACAGCTAAAACTGATACATCCATCACCGAGCACCTGCATGAACTGGTCCTCAACAGCTCCGACGTTGAGGACTTCCTTAACGAGCTCGCGCGCGTATCCGCGCGTAATCTGTCCGAGCCGGATGACGAGGTACTCTGCAGCATTACCCTTTTACGTCGTCGGAAGGCGGCCACCGTGGCCAGCAGCGGCCCGGAGGCACAGGCGATAGGCCAAGTGGAATACCAGTTCAGTGACAGTCCCAGCATGGCCGCCTCGGTGGAACAGGTGACAGTCCATCTGCCCGATGTCGAGGATGACGGCAGGTGGCCCGAGTATTCCGCCGCTGTCCTGGCCCAGGGTGTCCGCTCGGTCCTGGCCCTTCCCTTCCAGCTGGAGGGGGAAACCAAAGCCGCCCTCCTGCTTTACTCCCAGCGCTCGTTCCGTTTCAGCGGGCGGATCCTGGAATTCGCCGAGGACTTCGTCAGCCAGACCTCCCTGGCGCTGCGGCTGGCCGTGCGCTTTGCGCATTACAGCGAGTCGGCGGCGAACCTGAGGGCCACGCTTGAGTCGCGCACGGTGATCGACATGGCTGTGGGCATCATCATGGCCCAGAACCGGTGCAGCCAGGACGAAGCTTTCGGGATCCTCAAGACGGCGTCCAGTACCCGCAACTCCAAACTCCATGACGTGGCGGCAGCGGTGGTCAACGCGCTGGGCCAGGGGCCTGCTCGGACCCACTACGACGGGTAG
- a CDS encoding DUF488 family protein, protein MAGTTMADMKVRLATVGHGTSSEEDFGKLLAAAGIRLLVDVRIAPGSRKFPHFGKDLLAQWLPARGIAYRWERRLGGFRKLPPDSPDTALRNDSFRAYAAYMRSPDFSHALGELITEASERQVAIMCSETLWWRCHRRLIADHALLLDGVDIRHLMPGGKLVPHQPTPGVRVAGNDLVYDVVPDA, encoded by the coding sequence ATGGCGGGAACGACCATGGCTGACATGAAGGTGCGGCTGGCCACGGTAGGCCACGGAACCTCCAGCGAGGAGGATTTCGGAAAACTACTGGCGGCGGCGGGGATCCGCTTGCTGGTTGACGTCCGCATCGCCCCCGGAAGCCGGAAATTCCCGCACTTTGGTAAGGACCTGCTGGCGCAATGGCTGCCCGCCAGGGGGATCGCGTACCGCTGGGAAAGGCGGTTGGGCGGCTTCCGGAAGCTTCCGCCGGATTCGCCGGACACCGCCCTGCGCAACGATTCGTTCCGGGCTTACGCGGCCTACATGCGGTCTCCGGATTTCTCCCATGCCCTCGGGGAACTGATCACCGAGGCTTCTGAGCGGCAGGTGGCGATCATGTGCAGCGAAACCCTCTGGTGGCGCTGCCATCGCCGGCTCATCGCCGACCATGCCCTGCTGCTGGACGGCGTCGATATCCGGCACCTGATGCCCGGTGGAAAGCTGGTTCCGCACCAGCCGACGCCGGGCGTCCGGGTGGCAGGAAATGACCTGGTTTATGACGTGGTGCCCGACGCCTGA
- a CDS encoding VOC family protein, which produces MRQNQLLKTRTRELPARTMSMHHVCLVVSDIAATRDFYMNVLGFEEIHRPTDFVFHGAYFHNGDVEVHVVQESQPGRLARHAPEWGGEELRTGLCHHFAVMVDSFEPFLAAMQERGLERVGGPRVRDDYVEQIYIADPDGHVIELLYQHSPEAGHARRIEIFDLGIAVPVAPGHHVLDPRAKYGLWSA; this is translated from the coding sequence ATGCGCCAAAACCAGCTGTTGAAGACCAGGACCAGGGAACTGCCGGCACGGACCATGAGCATGCACCACGTGTGCCTTGTGGTCTCCGACATCGCAGCCACCCGCGACTTCTACATGAACGTCCTGGGGTTCGAGGAGATCCACCGGCCCACCGACTTTGTCTTTCACGGCGCGTACTTCCACAACGGCGATGTTGAAGTGCACGTGGTCCAGGAATCCCAGCCAGGCCGGCTTGCCCGTCACGCCCCCGAGTGGGGTGGCGAGGAGCTGCGCACGGGCCTGTGCCACCATTTTGCCGTCATGGTGGACTCGTTCGAACCGTTCCTGGCCGCCATGCAGGAGCGAGGGCTAGAGCGGGTAGGCGGGCCGCGGGTCCGCGATGACTACGTGGAACAGATTTACATCGCCGATCCTGACGGCCACGTCATTGAGCTGCTGTACCAGCACAGCCCGGAGGCCGGCCACGCCCGGCGGATCGAGATCTTCGACCTTGGCATCGCCGTTCCTGTCGCTCCGGGCCACCATGTCCTGGACCCGCGCGCCAAATACGGCCTGTGGTCGGCCTGA
- a CDS encoding GntP family permease, with amino-acid sequence MYPIWYSMTMVVLSIVVLFFMIVKLKIHPFITMTVVAVGLALAMGVPLIDPKTGIFAVMEPAMGKQLGHMVPLVALGCVIGEIIRRSGGSEVLGEKMLQRIGNKRGPLAMTMCGLLVGSTIFFDTAVILLAPVTIAVARQSKKSIIFFAIPMAIAVLGMHSIVPPHPGAVAIATALNVNFGLLIMYGLLAMLPGVAIAFLYSQWAARKLTANGTIDLDAAYDGGTAQGTEESTEQPGTTPVSGTDGAPSGSADTTSGTTAIATAPARSTTLTALEGHERPAVGKLLFVLLLPIVLILIQTLAGSFRIGGPAQTVLDILAFLGTPWLALTITVFCAYGLLLTPKVRRGESISFFGMQGMKPVGEILVSTGGGVAFGSIIGASGVGKQLLDTLADIHLPLVLFGFVLAAILRATLGTTTAAVTFVAVLLAQSFDTTSLNPSQLALLAVGVSAGGMCLSNFNDAGFWVLSRYFGISEQVMLKTWTVGVTIMGCVTATIASLLWLAVS; translated from the coding sequence ATGTATCCGATTTGGTATTCCATGACGATGGTGGTCCTCAGCATCGTTGTCCTGTTCTTCATGATTGTGAAGCTCAAGATCCACCCCTTTATCACCATGACGGTTGTCGCCGTCGGCCTTGCCCTGGCGATGGGAGTGCCGCTCATCGATCCCAAAACCGGCATTTTCGCCGTGATGGAACCCGCCATGGGCAAACAGCTGGGCCACATGGTGCCCCTGGTTGCGCTCGGCTGCGTGATTGGCGAAATCATCCGCCGCTCCGGCGGCAGTGAAGTGCTGGGCGAAAAGATGCTGCAGCGGATCGGCAACAAACGCGGCCCGCTGGCGATGACCATGTGCGGCCTCCTGGTGGGCAGCACCATCTTCTTCGACACCGCGGTAATCCTGCTGGCTCCCGTGACAATAGCCGTCGCCAGGCAATCAAAGAAGTCCATCATCTTCTTCGCGATCCCCATGGCCATCGCCGTGTTGGGGATGCACTCCATCGTCCCGCCGCACCCCGGCGCGGTAGCCATCGCCACCGCCTTGAACGTGAACTTCGGGCTGCTGATCATGTACGGGCTGCTGGCGATGCTGCCCGGCGTGGCCATCGCGTTCCTCTACTCCCAGTGGGCGGCCAGGAAACTGACGGCGAACGGAACCATCGATCTGGACGCGGCGTACGACGGCGGAACCGCCCAAGGGACGGAGGAAAGCACAGAACAGCCAGGCACGACGCCGGTCTCCGGGACTGACGGTGCGCCGTCAGGAAGCGCGGACACTACTTCGGGGACCACAGCCATCGCGACGGCGCCTGCCCGGTCCACCACGTTGACGGCGCTGGAAGGGCACGAGCGTCCCGCCGTCGGGAAACTGCTGTTTGTCCTGCTGCTCCCCATCGTGCTGATCCTGATCCAGACCCTGGCCGGTTCCTTCCGCATCGGCGGCCCGGCCCAGACGGTGCTGGATATCCTCGCGTTCCTGGGCACACCCTGGCTGGCTCTGACCATCACCGTCTTCTGTGCCTACGGACTGCTGCTGACGCCCAAGGTACGGCGCGGGGAGAGCATCTCGTTCTTCGGAATGCAGGGCATGAAGCCGGTGGGTGAAATCCTGGTTTCCACCGGCGGCGGCGTGGCGTTCGGCTCCATCATCGGCGCTTCCGGTGTGGGCAAGCAGCTCCTGGACACCCTGGCGGACATCCACCTTCCGTTGGTGCTGTTCGGATTTGTGCTCGCCGCGATCCTGCGGGCAACGCTGGGAACGACGACGGCGGCGGTCACCTTTGTGGCGGTGCTGCTGGCCCAGTCCTTTGACACCACAAGCCTGAACCCCAGCCAGCTCGCGCTGCTGGCCGTAGGCGTCTCCGCAGGCGGCATGTGCCTGTCCAACTTCAACGATGCAGGCTTCTGGGTCCTCTCCCGCTACTTCGGGATCAGCGAGCAGGTCATGCTCAAGACCTGGACCGTGGGGGTCACCATCATGGGCTGCGTGACGGCAACCATCGCCTCGCTCCTGTGGCTTGCGGTGTCCTGA
- a CDS encoding FAD-dependent oxidoreductase: MRNEAVIIGAGIGGLSTARSLARHGWSVTVLEQASALPSTGTMLGMWPQAVSALDAIGAGEAARSSGGWAHISGGAGTRLWTPEGRTLMSAPGGADLNLVARPALLAALARDVDISFDTRVDDPDLYKDAYLVVGADGTFSRSRHRMFGDRFSARPLGAVAWRGTVPGSVREHGEIWAPGALFGITPAGPDATNWYACINADSTFDAPHLPRLTERFGSWRGTVRDVMDRIEEDGILHHGLFETPKLPSFTRGNTALVGDAAHAMAPFLGRGACESIVDGAALGRAVAKASTLDAGLAAYDRARRARSQRLVRSSRLMGRFAMMRTGVQARNAVIGTIGKLMKPLIS; the protein is encoded by the coding sequence GTGCGAAACGAAGCGGTCATCATCGGTGCGGGAATAGGCGGCCTGAGCACGGCCCGGTCCCTGGCACGCCACGGCTGGTCCGTCACAGTGCTCGAGCAGGCTTCCGCCCTGCCAAGCACCGGCACCATGCTGGGGATGTGGCCACAGGCAGTTAGCGCGCTTGACGCCATCGGCGCGGGCGAAGCCGCACGCAGCAGCGGGGGCTGGGCCCATATTTCCGGCGGTGCCGGCACCCGGCTGTGGACCCCCGAGGGGCGGACTCTGATGTCCGCCCCCGGCGGTGCAGACCTGAACCTGGTCGCCCGGCCCGCACTCCTGGCCGCGCTGGCCAGGGACGTGGACATCAGCTTTGATACCCGGGTGGATGACCCGGACCTGTACAAGGATGCCTACCTGGTTGTCGGCGCGGATGGCACCTTCAGCCGCAGCCGGCACCGGATGTTCGGGGACCGCTTCAGCGCCCGTCCGCTGGGAGCTGTCGCCTGGCGGGGCACAGTCCCTGGAAGCGTCCGGGAACACGGCGAGATTTGGGCGCCTGGTGCCCTGTTCGGCATTACGCCGGCAGGTCCGGATGCCACCAACTGGTATGCCTGCATCAACGCGGACAGTACGTTTGATGCTCCGCACCTGCCGCGCCTTACGGAGCGTTTTGGATCCTGGCGTGGCACCGTCCGGGACGTGATGGACAGGATCGAGGAAGACGGCATTTTGCATCACGGGCTCTTCGAGACGCCCAAACTGCCGTCGTTCACCAGGGGGAACACTGCACTGGTGGGCGACGCTGCCCATGCCATGGCCCCCTTCCTTGGCCGGGGTGCGTGCGAAAGCATTGTGGACGGGGCCGCGCTTGGGCGGGCCGTGGCGAAGGCCTCCACGCTCGACGCCGGCCTGGCCGCCTACGACAGGGCGCGGCGCGCGCGGTCGCAGCGGCTGGTGCGTTCCTCACGCCTGATGGGGAGATTCGCCATGATGCGTACCGGGGTTCAGGCCCGAAACGCGGTAATCGGTACGATCGGGAAGCTGATGAAGCCGCTTATTTCCTGA
- a CDS encoding sugar-binding transcriptional regulator, with amino-acid sequence MGRADEDLHDDLLARVSRSYFVDGMRQNDIAAAEHLSRPSVSRLLAEARSRGVVQFRIGPPVDRVQELETELRRRTGLRRCLVANGKPRALYGNSSRLGYVAARYLESRLSGEVLLGVASSRSLSSVPDSMAAAHRPDLTVVDLLGCLPGGRPVGSGKAGEAGRAPDGGGPNTAELIAVRLGASFRALPAPFVYRSGSARDAALDSEEVRESLELGQRCDLALVGIGSMQRFDGTGVYSPVPAEELAGLASQGAVGHLCGHFLRADGSLIDAGHAPFLLGIGADELRHIPQRIAVAAGRHKVAPIAAAISGGMISELVTDNTTAAALLALLHEIRK; translated from the coding sequence GTGGGCCGGGCGGACGAGGACCTGCACGACGACCTCCTGGCACGGGTATCGCGCAGCTACTTTGTTGACGGCATGCGGCAAAACGATATCGCCGCGGCGGAACATCTGTCCCGTCCCAGCGTGTCGCGCCTCCTGGCGGAGGCGCGCTCGCGGGGCGTGGTCCAGTTCAGGATTGGCCCGCCGGTGGACCGGGTCCAGGAGCTGGAAACGGAATTACGACGGCGGACGGGCCTGCGCCGGTGCCTGGTTGCCAATGGAAAACCCCGGGCGCTTTACGGGAATTCGAGCAGGCTCGGCTACGTGGCGGCCCGTTACCTGGAATCCCGGCTTTCAGGCGAAGTACTCCTGGGGGTGGCGTCAAGCAGGTCGTTGTCCTCTGTGCCCGATTCCATGGCCGCCGCCCACCGCCCCGACCTGACGGTGGTTGACCTTCTGGGCTGCCTGCCGGGAGGGAGACCGGTTGGTTCCGGCAAAGCGGGGGAAGCCGGCCGTGCCCCGGATGGCGGCGGACCCAACACGGCAGAGCTTATTGCGGTGCGCCTGGGTGCTTCCTTCCGGGCCCTCCCGGCACCATTCGTCTACCGGTCCGGATCCGCACGGGACGCAGCCCTGGACTCGGAGGAGGTCCGTGAGTCGCTGGAACTGGGGCAACGCTGTGACCTGGCCCTGGTAGGAATTGGATCCATGCAGCGTTTTGACGGCACCGGCGTCTACAGCCCGGTGCCTGCCGAGGAACTGGCAGGGCTGGCGTCGCAGGGTGCCGTGGGGCATTTGTGCGGCCATTTCCTCCGTGCGGACGGCTCACTGATTGACGCCGGGCACGCACCGTTCCTGCTGGGCATCGGGGCCGATGAGCTCCGGCATATTCCGCAACGGATCGCCGTGGCCGCGGGCCGGCATAAGGTGGCTCCGATAGCCGCAGCCATTAGTGGAGGCATGATTTCCGAACTTGTCACGGACAACACCACCGCCGCCGCGCTGCTGGCACTTCTGCATGAGATCAGGAAATAA
- a CDS encoding gluconokinase: MTGGLRPMVVMGVSGSGKSVLGKALGESLGIPFIDADDLHPASNKALMAAGTPLTDADRIPWLGVVGSAIAKGVSEGHASVVACSALKRSYRDLLRSHVPDLLLVYIDGAAEIIARRLETREHEFMPATLLASQLATLEPPQADEAHIRVPAELTVEEAVELIRSTLQLSASPPPR; the protein is encoded by the coding sequence ATGACCGGGGGACTCCGGCCCATGGTGGTGATGGGTGTTTCGGGAAGCGGCAAGAGCGTCCTGGGGAAAGCCCTGGGCGAAAGCCTTGGCATCCCCTTCATCGACGCAGATGATCTTCACCCGGCATCAAATAAGGCCCTGATGGCAGCCGGTACTCCGCTGACCGATGCGGACAGGATCCCGTGGCTTGGGGTGGTGGGGTCAGCCATCGCCAAGGGGGTGAGTGAGGGCCATGCCAGCGTGGTGGCCTGCTCTGCCCTCAAGCGGTCCTACCGCGACCTGCTCCGAAGCCACGTACCTGATCTGCTCCTGGTTTACATTGACGGGGCCGCGGAAATCATTGCCCGCCGGCTCGAAACCCGGGAGCACGAATTTATGCCCGCCACGCTGCTGGCATCGCAGCTGGCAACACTGGAACCGCCCCAGGCCGACGAGGCACACATCCGGGTTCCGGCCGAGCTGACGGTGGAGGAGGCCGTGGAACTCATACGAAGCACACTTCAGCTGTCCGCGTCGCCTCCGCCGCGCTGA